The DNA sequence TGAACATTCAGTTACGCAGAGGAGAAGCACTGATGTTTAGGCTTCAGTGGAGGAGAGACCGCCACCTGGTGGTGACAAGATGACTTCCTCGGCTGCCACAGTTATTTTGTAAGTGAGACAATGGCACATATCTCTCAATATATTGTATATCATCCCCATGTAGCAGTTAAGAGTCTGGCTGTGAACTCACTGTGACTCTGTTGTAGACTTTATCGGTCATGTTTTCTGCGACCAGCTGGAGCTCATCCTCTGTGACGTCCTCCACGGGACGGACAGAGTGAGGTTTGGACTGGTTGGGCCGCGGGGCGCCACGGCGCTGTGGTGCCCGACGTACCTGGAAGACAGAGTCCAAAAACACTGATGCGTTTGTCTGGTCATCTCACCTTGAAGTTTTTACACAGATACTGACGAGGTAAAGTTAGCTAAACAGAGACCTACACACATGGTCATCGCTTACCATCGTACATTACATATTACATATCATAGcatggatgagaaaaaaagcgGTTACAACTATGGGTACGACTATATAAAGACCCCAGTTTTCGGTCATCTCACATCATGAAAGTAACACTTCAGAAAATTATACAGTGctacgaagaaaaaaaagtttagtttaCTGCACAGTACCCTAAAgttaaaatgacattatttgactttcagacatattttaaataaagaacaCGTACAGccatgtgaaataaaaatttgTGGAACTCATACTGTGCTTTCAGGGCTCCCGATCATTTTTTGAAAGGATTTGCGCCTGGTCCTAGAATAAATATGACAGGACtgacctccagcagctcctcctccaaacTGAGCTCAACTTCTTCTTCCTTGGGCGCCGAAGGATCCTCGCCTCCCCCCATGGAGCGAGTCTGTCTGCGGGACGACCGGTCTGACTTCCGCCTGGACTCTGCTCCGGCTGCACCAGAGCGCGGTGGACGCTGCAGGCAAGgtgaaataaaatcacaaagaaaatacTGATATTCAGCGATTCACTGGCAGAAATATGACGAGAAAGAGAAGAATTTTGACCACTTATTTAAGGGAATACTCACAGCgcttctctcttttgtcttctttttgcCTGCTTCTTTTTTCAGGAGTCCTGCACCGCCCGGCATTTTCTGCAGGTCTGCCATCAGCTGAGCCAGCTgttagagaacagagaacacaAACAGCATTAGAGACATGGCAAATGAATTATAAAAagtcattatttttgcattttcctgCAACTTTTCAAAGCCTGAATCTGCACAGTTTCAGCACTCAGCTCTCCACGGCAGTCTTGACATATCAATGTGATAATCAGCGGTATTGTTTGGTGTCCGCCTGCTGTTTCTGCACGGCAAAACATTCTTCTCCTGCCAGCAAACCGATTGTGACTGAATTAAAATATACCAATCTCCaggaaacaaatattaaaatgcaaCTAACCATGAACTATTGAACCATTTAAAATCCTGACGTTCTTGACTTAAATCAAAGAGACAGTAACGTGTTATCTCCCTGTGGGGTAACAAGTAATGAACGTACAGTGAACCTgaactgggtttttttaaggGATCCTGCTGAGATTTTTCATCATGCCTGGATTATTGTTTGAAAATACACCTTCTTTGTCAAATCAATCTGCCATTTCCCCCTAAACACCGCTTTACTGTGCGTGGTTCTGTGTGTCTGGTTTTACCATCGCTTTGTTGGCCCTGATGTTCTGCTCTCTTCTCGCCAGGAAAGAATCGGACACGTCTGCTGCTGAATCACGTCCGGGCTCACCGCTCCTCGGCCCGGCCAGTGGCGTCTCTTCGTCTTCAAATTTCACACGTCTCTCCTTCCCTGCCTGACCGCCGCGCTTTCCTGCCTTCTTCGcccccctcttttcttcctcctcctcttcctcctcctcctcctcctcctcctcctcatcagtggACTgctggatggaggagggagcggAGCGGAGTGCCACCCTCAGCCTGAAGGCCCGGGCTCCAGCAGATGGTTTCGGTGTGGCTTTCTGCTTCTCAGGTGAAAGGTCAGGCCGtgcttcatcttcctctttcaaGCTTAGATTCTGGAGGATGTAAATAGATGGTATTATAAGGCTAGCGACACTACTCTTAATGTTACacctagagctgcaacagttaatcgattagaaaTCGACGACTAAATTAGATAATGGCGATtagtagtagtttttatggaaaaaaaattctctgatttcagcctctctaaattaatattttcagatttctttgctcctccgtgacagtaaactaaatatctgtgAGTTTTGCCAAgcacaatcaacatttttcaccattttatgaaccaaacaactaatcgattagtcgagaAAATAGTCGACAGCTAAAACGACtaagaaaataatcgttagttgcagccctggttaCACcacagtttggttttgtttacagCAGGATTGACCTGTTGTGTCCTTGTTCtagcacaaaataaaaaaaagctgagtCCCTGAGTTGCATTTGAGTGACAATCAATTTGACAGCATTACATCATAACACAACCAAACCAAACGGCCACTTTCTCAATAATCCCCTTCAGTATCTATTGTTGTACCTGACGGCCTcgaatctattttttttttattattattaaaattaaaaaaaaaaaaaatttagtaCCTCTAGTTCACTGTCAGAAAAGCCATGAAATGTTCGATCACTTCCAGAGTCTTCCGCAAACACGTCAGGTAGAACACCTGCCTGGAGACACACATCGACACAATTTAGTTTAACACCTCCACATTGAGGCGCGTTAAATATTAGATGAGTAATAATAAGTTCCTTTACCATTTCATTCGTGACTAACGCGGACTGGAGGCAACTGCCGGCTTCTGAGTTCCGGTGTGTCCCGCCCACACGCAGGTCCTTGACCAATTAATCTGATTGACTATTGGCTGCGCTTGTTTTATACGTCAGGGCGGCGCACAGGGCAGCGAATCCGCCCGCGTTAATGTCTCTTTCTCAGACTCCGCCCTCGCGTGGGGGAACTGAATCAGCAAACGTGCGCACgccttttgaaaacacaaaacaacgcCAGTTATCTTAAAGTTTGCTTGAATTTTAAGGTTGATTTTGGAAACATGGATTGAAgagtgtatttttattgtatcaCCAGAGTAAAATGGGTGCAAAATCACAGATTAATTTACTCATGGTAATTAAAATCTATGA is a window from the Scophthalmus maximus strain ysfricsl-2021 chromosome 6, ASM2237912v1, whole genome shotgun sequence genome containing:
- the LOC118309360 gene encoding cell division cycle-associated protein 7-like isoform X1, with the protein product MAGVLPDVFAEDSGSDRTFHGFSDSELENLSLKEEDEARPDLSPEKQKATPKPSAGARAFRLRVALRSAPSSIQQSTDEEEEEEEEEEEEEEEKRGAKKAGKRGGQAGKERRVKFEDEETPLAGPRSGEPGRDSAADVSDSFLARREQNIRANKAMLAQLMADLQKMPGGAGLLKKEAGKKKTKERSARPPRSGAAGAESRRKSDRSSRRQTRSMGGGEDPSAPKEEEVELSLEEELLEVRRAPQRRGAPRPNQSKPHSVRPVEDVTEDELQLVAENMTDKVYNRVTGSTCHQCRQKTIDTKTCCRSDACRGILGQFCGPCLRNRYGEDVKKALLDPEWKCPPCRGICNCSFCRQRDGRCPTGILFPLAQYHGFSDVHSYLSSLRNKLKSEAEEEEEDDEI
- the LOC118309360 gene encoding cell division cycle-associated protein 7-like isoform X2; amino-acid sequence: MNLSLKEEDEARPDLSPEKQKATPKPSAGARAFRLRVALRSAPSSIQQSTDEEEEEEEEEEEEEEEKRGAKKAGKRGGQAGKERRVKFEDEETPLAGPRSGEPGRDSAADVSDSFLARREQNIRANKAMLAQLMADLQKMPGGAGLLKKEAGKKKTKERSARPPRSGAAGAESRRKSDRSSRRQTRSMGGGEDPSAPKEEEVELSLEEELLEVRRAPQRRGAPRPNQSKPHSVRPVEDVTEDELQLVAENMTDKVYNRVTGSTCHQCRQKTIDTKTCCRSDACRGILGQFCGPCLRNRYGEDVKKALLDPEWKCPPCRGICNCSFCRQRDGRCPTGILFPLAQYHGFSDVHSYLSSLRNKLKSEAEEEEEDDEI